tcattatagcttttagcattagagcttctgcttctcaatacccattcttttcgagttcgtaatcgctactaccttccgttcctaatattatactggttatacttttgctcgctagcgttctataaccttttaataaccacgtcaaccttagtatcacgaatgtgttcccattccgcatactaccaccactttattactcctttttcagttgtttctattttccaaagtttgattaatcatatagaagtaaaggaatttgttgagagatcactatgatcatgaacacttgttatatcgcatagttagtacagaaggtggccagcctttagtacttgacaagcaattaaacaatagctggtatcctactcggcttctatcacacagatagatagtcattcggcaatacctccccttctggaagggttgttcttctcagcttacatgaaatgaaaagaagagaaaagaacgaattgaagagaattgtatattcataaaaaaaaaatttattgccataaaatatctggcttggaatctacctctgaactatagaggtttgtcatagaaaaacaaaacatatatgtatttatatcaacatcaagtattatagcatcgcatttcacgtgcctaaatattttcgctatcccgtccatcattctatggacccatgctcttcctcgagcttatacacaattacctttgaaactccctcgacatcgaaaatcgaatctgggatctcattctagacatcatcgttacttgaattctatgcttgcaccgcaaccttccccgtataataatacgactctctattgataagaaagaataataattcactaggtagatactctacttaattagtctatcaatgataacttatacactaccacgacccgattagtggtactcaatctcaacacccattccaatacaactctcacggttgtaatcagctcattactcgcagaatcattgctgccttactatggtccaccactgacctactgtagtcattcattttccatgaagtcttaatagctaaccatacgtagtccatacatctcgtatctaattctcctaaggagttaacataaccaccaatcacaattcatgaagaacactccaaactctgacgtactttcatgacatgaggcagataaaagtgcagaagagtttcaatcaaagcaacgatagcaggttaataccattcttaatcatatgccttaaatagaagacttaactcaaaggttcgtctagtcctttttgaaacatggtcctggcttatctcaagataggaccttctaagatagatagcccgttcatggcgattacacgaattaaacctttaccaactactattacggttgggtattgcacagtcatcagaaggaatgtcaatcttccaaaccataattcaaccttcacatttttaaccatcatcactgtattcttttggcacacgcgcctataattatccacttacctttaaagtgtcggccacctctttggcctttcctgatagtaaaatttccttacagtcattgtcattttaaccaccttcaaataaattttctaccttatttccgatcactgcttgagtgcagatgttttccttaaaatcagataggaaaaaaatatcaccatttttttccataagttattgcctcagtctttagaggctaatcactgtcaagactgactctcaatcatacttagaacattttttttttatcttaagtcctaattgccctgaacaatttcgaccattactggttcgatccatactttctcgtggtttaacacgtgccccacttggcatcattataattacgtcatatttcctttatccacatttctattcttgagaattttgaatattacctttttcttataaaacctctaaggttatccttccatcgttcctcctgtattccctagatacagggcatatcacaataccatttactattactagaaccattgtctatatacctctgaaaaatttctccactgattcttaaaggttgttattaccttaatcctttccaattcatactgtcaaaactcatactatccctattaaggatgaaatgccaacctgtatgcattcccctaggattcattttaagttaccaatgttctatccttaattccacctttaaaaggtacctgcatccttccatggataaatcaagtcatatatccttgatagattatcttattcatcattcccacctcgataatctatacctaacttcataatagcattcttattcaaattgaggtcaatccatatggcctccaaaagataacaatggtcatccgcttttctttcctgatttggtaatgataacatggatgttctggaagatattggtcatgttcgacgtgaacttcttcttaataattccttatttacttttgttgtttatctcaacagtcacctcaatgttgggatatctttcatacctggcgtctccctttctgggtatcatgccaccggtcttacacttcacattcttgaaggtcacttccttcatccaattttcctagtttcttacttccttgtctcctcagtctatccgcgtctcattgtttatccttcgaactatctcaatgtttcctcgaatcctcccaacttaaaggggataaaatatatgcatctcttatgccttcaaccgtcaactttaactcatggtgaatcaccatcatcctgacgattacatacttttctatttctattgctacgagtctttagggtttcctcatacccaactcccttatcatacctcaactCTATTGCCCTcgtattcctttccacttcagtttctttttattttcctttctcttacttttttttttttgaaccaacacaacataagcattgatttcaaacatcccgtcattctggattcgtgtcctcagaacgaatcttgataacttttacaacttagattcataatttatcatactcgtctgcctttgttctggctctaaagcttttacactatctccttatctttgggaattactttcccgaaaacaattgactgaacttaaatcagtttattataatctcttgctccgtgccttccttggcctttcaccggcgggtggtctctctcttaggaaggtaggtgataaaaacagtcttttgtgattcgtcaatcatttagaatctcaaatgattcctatatttcctttagtcgggctcttgccttgactgggtcagcttgttccttggaactctgagagcttagcgatttaaaggtcctgaaagaatttcccaccgcactgtctcctcagggtggtggttggggataatagtctaagttctctttagacaggtccatgaattgccgtataggggtaccatctcgggtctcctttccttactcaacttttgtttcctcagtctaaatatttcttcctactccccataattggagtcatcttttaatttaaaatcttcattttccactttattatatttcgggttctttatatcttaattgcgacctccctgattatcacgttcaaggtttgcccttaatcttattccttgtgggggcatattacttggaaaaattttgagaatctccggatatttgtcttacttactttgcttaagtcttcccctcgtttagtccttgcacgattgcaaattatgaattcttaagttcgataaacttcatgacactctcttaagtgttaatagagcaattaacaatgtgatttatcacaatcaaactgatctgaactgaaattaacgaatatacacataaccatttgttcgagggtacaacaactgaacatattaaagaggattacatcatatgaacttatcgctcctatcccaaaagtactaccatagatagtcatctcgtcattaaaactaatcattcataacttaggctaatcctccaaaagcggtgctacatgagactcttgtttgattgctctggctctgcacactaccatggattaagagatgcgagcacgcacgacatccctaacctgctccatcacagaggtgatgaggtctaagatagtcgcaagtagaactggatcaacctgaccctcaagatggcctctagctgtaacacgggtggtagcctcaatcctttccatgctatacgctaatcctgccggaagtatcccgccctcaatccttggtgcagtaagtcgatccaacatatcactcctaacattacgggcctcaggcaggccacccaaagtcatataataattggcgataagagaagcctgagtggtagcatctagcagtccatggggtgcaggtggtgcagacccaggagatccaaatggataaccaagcatggtatcaggtgacaatggttcaggggataaaggtggcatttcctcagtatgtgctgggctctgtacaggggatgggacaggaattggtggaacctcatggatgtctacaggagcctctggaagagggtctgatactggtataattggtgtcgtgaaaggccccactccttctgccctcattaacctttgtgcccttggtaactcttcatcctctagtgccaccctcgcggccattcttgctctggtagtcgccctgactacggtcatcagttcctcagcggtcctctcttcattctcatcaggatcctccatgagaatctcttcagccacaatcctttccggaataacatcctcaaccacaacattctctatctgaacctcatccggtccctcattagggtactccatcggattcacaatttgatctccaacttgtaataaaacatcctcatgttgatgctcctgaacctcaaggttcggtgctccgctgccctatacgagaacgaactatgttactatcacgatacttataagggttcccgtaaggcttttatctgtcagtgctacgttaggtagcccgactatgaacttggcaagagttcttattatcttagtgaacttattatcttaacgtcccatcatctctgaggtttataacgcttagctctgataccatttctgtaacacccccagatccggggtcggggatccgggtcgtcacggtctttctttccacaatatcacttcacttaattaataataaacaaccttatgctgtgaccccacactaacacacaccacaacccgttatagtctcagagatgaaattcaaataagtacaagtctttgaatccaccatttaaaagttattacaacccaaaatcattacttgataaatttacagttaattgccattatctgcctcaagttataattatacataattgattctcaaaagtagatggtctgatctacaatagatctacctctgcagctatagcagctatgacatcatcgggaagacgcgggacgcttcccacgcgcttgcgctgggtctgctggagtctggccatctctcctaactgttgttgtgtgatgaagaaataaagcaagagtgagccttacagctcgcaagataatacatagtgataacaataatataagtatctaaatggatacttactagaatctttatcgtgtgtaagataattacttactagatataagtaaaaacaaggaatgaagttaccaatacttcactacacttatatcatttataaagctacttgaactaccaccgttcaaagtattataagtttttttaaaaaaaaacatcccatagatgagaccacaagttaagacttgaatagattcaatctttgaaatattattgaatgaaaaaaagttacgagatactttatttagtcccgatatatatatatccacatatatatctctttaaacatttcctggaacctctgttatgtaaagtatgaacagagtttgaaacatccaatgaattttggaaaggaaaagaattttggcataaaccagatatcttgctgatcaggcaaagatatcaataagtaaccttttctactagtagatggatgaatcccccaccggtcatcaccctggccacataaggaccttgtgctggaccgccacccggcctcttacgcgttgatggactgccacccagccacttacactttcatagaccgtaccccggcctgtcgcttatgccgactcaattagatgggcttacttcccgaacattgggcaagtaatcaattcatttaccaaaactgcaacctcgttgcgaatataaaatacaccacagagccggattccccaggttttgagcgagtatttaaatccccttaaaaaaggaagatcttaaatataaaaatgagttttgggatccgctctgactttaaaaatcattttgaagactcgaaaacactttatagagtgtttggagtaaagctgatttaatgaagtaaatcagtccccagaatatttagaaaatgactgaataagtttgattattgacaccttattctttaataaaataaagaatatacctcagcaaataatcggagtcatagatcctcaaatgaatattcaaataatattcattaaataatataccttgagtcataagccttcgaatgaatattcaaataatattcaataaataatataaaagagtcataagccttcgaatgaatattcaaataatattcaataaataatataaaagagtcataagccttcgaatgaatattcaaataatattcagataaataaataaaaggagtcatatgCCTTCGaaaaatattcgaaataatattcaataataaaataaagttaaagttatcgaataaaccttattcgattaatagtttggaaaactataaccatatatatatataaatatatatatatatatatatccatatccatatatacaaaatctactcgggatcctctactcccggttttagaaaatattttcacctttgggtccctatactaagggtatatgcaagttaccgctatcctctagcataggtattatcaactgaaccaacagatatatatatggaaagaatacaaaacaggcatgcatatatatataccatagcagcatgcttcaatatattgcatcatttgctaattaaccaacatgcatctatcgcaagataatgcaaatacatatattcatcacaacaacagttataacgggtagaaaacttgcctgagcgacttggggtgataaaaggctcgcgacgagtctggtaacctataaacaacaagtaagttggaattaaaccaaaatcacttgtaaatctatactttaactaacttagactctaacgcttgttttgcgctcactgatttgcttaagtcactcgggtaccctcggctccaccatttttaataatttaacctttacgagtttcaaagcgattccttcgcgagtgtcttaccaactgcctaacacacttaccataaatgtttcatacattaattaaccctttttggtctttaacctatgtttcaaagtaaggcgaggggaaaagtttcgttcgcgaaacaccgttacttgaaacggtcgtttctcctaaaccgtgcatcggaatcgaatgaactacatatcaaaacgaagctcgtaacatgagctatctaaaaatggcagtggtcataatctagcagggggttctcgggtcctaatgctatgcacaaaaacagtccaaagaaaatcggacgttacgacggctatgtttacgcgatttccaatattttaaaccattcaaacccattccaaatcaacctcaaatccaacatacaaccaacatccatcctcatcacatcataacaaccccaaccaattcaatttaatcattcatacttatgcctaagcttaactttaatcatacttaagttcttttaatcaaaacaacaacatttaccaatccaacaacatcccaaaactcactaatctctacatacacaaccatcaagcctctcatgaactaaaatactcatattatgctcttaacattcaataacaaagcttgattaagagattataccttccttgaagctttttaacacaacacaagagctttgaatgcctaaagaaccttgatccttgcttgtataaccttaatctttcataaaaattcaagaaaactaaagttatttcttgaaggttactattcaccatcttcttccttgatttatagaaaaagattggcttggaattagaagcttaaacttataggaagtatgtaactatccatggggaagcttagataattaccttgctaaatagtaagtggtggagcttggatcttcaaattttaagaaagaagccgagagttagcttgggaagaaagagatttttgtgttttgtttgatgaaaatgaaatgatttgcttggttggttgatttttgtgttgtttttggttaatgacttaattaaccttgattttgtgtggttataattcaaccacacttccttcccttctatgtcatgcttgtgtcatcctcatgatgtcatcctcccctccttgtcctcttctcattggttgggtgacatcatcctctctaatccctttgattaacttcctaattgtttgcctaatgaccactgatctgttatacggttcgcttaactttcgttttcgtttatcgtttgagggatcatacccgggatcttattacttaggttcccttaacctttctcaatacattatattcctttttatgatcctctcttataatcctttaattttaatcctttttatcctgttacctttttctgaattctttccgtatctagtggatttccgggaaaaatcaaagtgttcggatttggattctgacgatctttacatacacttatatcccatataaagtactaataaaatctcagaatatccatatcagaacccctacatagtgtgtcatgaaaagttttctcattcagcaaaaacactattcataagggtttcaaaaattacccaaaaattggggttattacaccctCCGTCCCACTCGATTCTTTAAATACTTTTTCTCGTACTTGACACAAATTTTAAAACTACTATAAAGTATAATTctataaaaaaaaattagaattgtttttctgtataaaagtttagaaattatatttttatttaaaagaaaaaatatttaaaattatttagtgAACCATGTTTTACGAGAGTCTTAAAATGTGTGTTTATCCCCTCGTCCCCTAATGTAAAGAATCCAGTAGTACGGAGGGAGTACTATTTAATAATATGTGCCTCGACCTATTAGTAGTTTAGATACCATACAAAAtaatatcttgaactatgagaGAAAGTAGTTtagatttcaaaataaaaatattcttttattttgcattcaactgtttttaattatttaactTAAACTCTAAAGATTATTATTTACGTTATCAAATCGAAAACCAAATAACTTAATCTACATCTCATAAAATAAAATAGTTTATaagaaattatttaaaatattaaatatttttatattttacaTTAAAAATCGGATTTATCTTCTTTTTCTCGTAAATTTCAAGTTTTTATCTAGGCTGAACTTAAAATCTGGGCTTTCATATGAATTTTTCGAATTTCGGGCCGAGCTAAATTTCAAGAGAAAAGAAGGCCCGCGGGTCGTGTCGTATTTTTTACGGATCAAGGTCTTCGGAAATTTTTCCAGATCTGATTTTAGGTTTCAGATTTTTTGAACAACTTCTCTGCTCAATATATAACAGAATACTCCATAAAATGTTAccttaaatattatatatatttgtaGTCAAATATAGTTTTTtcaattaaattaataaaatcaattgTAACATTATTGATTTCCCTGAAATTGTTCTTCTGGAACTTGTTGAATTGACCTCGACTCGGCTCGTTTAGTTATACGAGCCGAATTCAAGAAGAGATTTCGACTCGCTTAATTTAACGTGTCGGCTCGATTCGGATCATGAAATTAAACGAGCCAAAATTGGGGTAAAGGTTTAGACTCTATTTAGTGTAAAATAAAACGAGTCGGCTCGCCCAACTCGTTGAAATCAGTTCATTTAGTTAAACGAGTCGACTCAGCTCGACTCATAAAATTAAACGAACTGAATTAGGAAAGAAATTTAGACTTATCTAGTTAACGAGTCGACTTAGCTCGATTCGATTAATTTCGACTCAAATTATGCTATGTCTGATACTCAATTTGCATGCTCTTAGGGGTATGGGTGAAGAAACAGAATCTACGCATTCAAATCATTACGAGTGTTGACTCTAacaataattattaaaattttagggtattttagaaaattaaaatatttaattatagtTATACTTAAGCATTTTGAACATCTAAACGATACTTTTCGAAAAATTTGAAGAACAAAAATTgtagaaaaaataaaaaatcttttcaaaataataacattcaaaattattaagAATTTAACGAAGCTaaaattatgtaaaatatatacttaatgaatttattaaaaaaaattatttcaattTTGAACCTTATTATTTCGAGAagatcttttcgttctctacaactttcgtttTTTCAATTTTTTCGAAAAATATCGTTTACAGGATAAAAAGCTTAATTAAAGGTCTAATtaaaattgaatattttaatttcctaaaatACCCATGGGAATATTAACAAATTTAACGAATATGGTGCAATTTGTAGCGCCTAAAATAATAAGGGGATGCAAAATGCAGTTATAAAATGTATAAGTAAAGAAGTATATTTGGACCAAATCAGTGGATGCATTTTACAAATAACTCATTTAAATATTGAGAGATGTTAGGATCCAGAATAGTTCCCAATATTAAAGTGATGATATgaaaattttgggtgatggccAAAAATACCTTTTTTTTGAGAAAATGTAACAAGAATACCCGTTTTTGAAAGATATGGCCAAAAATGCATTTCTAATACGTATTTGAGAAATGAGTAAGGTTATTACGCATTTAACAAATgagtattatttaaaaaatataaaaataataataaaaaaagagCAGAAACATGATACGCATTCCTGATATGTGTATCATGTATTGGAAAGTCATGATACGCATCTCACGAATGGGTAtccaaaattatttttttatttttttttacatAAGTTACCCATTTCTAAAATGATTATTAGTAATACCCAATTTTAAAATGCCTATTAAGTATGTATATTTGGCCAAACATTTCAAAAAATAGTATTCTTGTcacaaatttttaaaaaaagatatttttgtcattttttcgaAAACTTTGGAGAATGAGCATGTGTCGTCAATGTCGTCAATGTTTGTTAATGTGACAAATATCACGTCATATAATCGGGAAAAAAATTTGGAGCAAGTAAAATGTTTTCATCCTAACAGAAAATAGTTTATTTTCTATTATTAAATAACAAATCAGTTAACCTTTCAGAAAACAAATAGCAAATCAGTTATCTCTAGAATTTCCCCCATTATACTTGCTGTGCATAATTTTATATATCTGACCAGCACAAAACATATATTCCATTTGCGAAAAACATGTACAACTGTTAACACAAATAATACAATCACATGAACAACAACATTATGAAAAACTATGTTAAGCTTAAGCTGGCTTGTATACTAGTTTAATAAAACAACCAATCATACATTTTTTGTGTATAATATTACACTCCCTTTCATAACATTGTTCATCATTACTAATGAACAACTAAAAAAATAAACCAGTCCATAGATGAAGAACAACACCATGCAACCCAATCTTCAACTTTTGTTCATCTTCTCCTACTGTTACATTGTTTTTAGTGAGGGATCAATTTCAACAACATTGCCGAATCAACATGAATTATCCACATTATTATCTATCAAAACTAGTCTAATTGATCCTCTTGATCACCTCAAAGACTGGACATTTGTCTCTACAAAAACTAGTTTTCAGCATTGCAACTGGACTGGTGTTTCATGCAATCCTCAAGGCCTTGTGGAGAAGCTTGACATTTCCAACATGAATCTCACCGGCCGTATAACTGATGATATGCAACAACTCCGTAGTCTTACTCTACTCAACATTTGTTGTAATGCATTTTCATCTTCACTCCCTAAATCACTATCGAATCTTGTTTCGCTTCAGAGAATTGATGTTTCGTTGAACGATTTTGTTGGAGGCTTTCCAGTGGGACTTGGAATGGCTCAAAACTTGACTGCAGTCAATGCTTCTAGGAACAATTTTGTGGGTTTTCTGCCTGATGATCTTGGGAATGCAACATTTTTGCAAATAGTTGATTTTCGTGGGAGTTTCTTCGAGGGTTCCATTCCAAAATCTTTCAAGAACTTGAAGAATTTAAAATTTCTTGGACTTTCTGGCAACAATCTGACAGGAAAGATTCCAGAAGAGTTGGGGCAACTTTGTTCAGTAGAGACCATAATTCTTGGATACAACTATTTTGAAGGTTCAATACCATCAGAATTTGGTAATTTAACCAATCTGCAGTATCTTGATTTGGCTGTAGGGACTTTATCAGGTTCCATTCCAAGTGAACTGGGTAAGCTCAAGAAACTTATCACAATGTACCTGTATCAGAATAATTTTCAAGGGAAAATTCCAGCTGCTATAGGAAACATCACTTCTTTAATGTATTTTGATGTGTCTGATAATCAAATCTCCGGGGAGATTCCGAAGGAAATTGCAAATCTGAAGAACTTGGTGCTGTTAAATGTTATGTGGAATCAACTTTCTGGTCCTGTTCCAAACAAGATAGGTGAGTTGACTAAACTTGAAGTTCTTGAATTATGGAAAAACTCTTTAACAGGTCCATTGCCTCTGAATCTTGGGATGCATTCCCCGCTGGAATGGCTAGACGTGTCTTCAAATTTATTATACGGGCACATACCGGAGGGGTTGTGTTTTTTAGGCAACCTTACTAAACTCATTTTGTTTAATAATTCATTTTCTGGTCCAATTCCCTTAGGCCTCTCAAATTGTTCTTCACTAGTTAGAGTTAGagttcaaaacaattttataaccGGTACAATTCCATCTGGATTCGGAAGCTTGTCAAAACTTCAAAGATTAGAGATGGCGAACAACAACCTTACTGGACATATACCAGATGATCTAGCATTCTCCGAATCACTTTCGTTTATTGATGTCTCCGGGAACCACCTCAAATCATCTTTGCCTCCTAGAATTCTCTCAAATTCTCAACTACAAACATTTGCAGCTGCCAATAATAATTTGTCAGGCGGTATCAAGAACCAATTTCAGGAATGCCCATCTCTTTCAGTTCTTGATCTGTCAAACAATCATTTTTCAGGAGAAATTCCAAAAAGTATTGCTTCATGTGAGAGGCTCGTGAATTTGAATCTTCGCAACAACGAAATGGCAGGTGAAATTCCACTACCATTAGCTACTATGTCCGCCCTTTCCATTCTTGATCTATCAAAAAATTCATTGGtgggaaaaattcctgaaagtTTCGGAACCTCGCCTGCCCTTGAGATGCTCAATCTATCTTT
This sequence is a window from Apium graveolens cultivar Ventura chromosome 9, ASM990537v1, whole genome shotgun sequence. Protein-coding genes within it:
- the LOC141686681 gene encoding uncharacterized protein LOC141686681, with protein sequence MKNNTMQPNLQLLFIFSYCYIVFSEGSISTTLPNQHELSTLLSIKTSLIDPLDHLKDWTFVSTKTSFQHCNWTGVSCNPQGLVEKLDISNMNLTGRITDDMQQLRSLTLLNICCNAFSSSLPKSLSNLVSLQRIDVSLNDFVGGFPVGLGMAQNLTAVNASRNNFVGFLPDDLGNATFLQIVDFRGSFFEGSIPKSFKNLKNLKFLGLSGNNLTGKIPEELGQLCSVETIILGYNYFEGSIPSEFGNLTNLQYLDLAVGTLSGSIPSELGKLKKLITMYLYQNNFQGKIPAAIGNITSLMYFDVSDNQISGEIPKEIANLKNLVLLNVMWNQLSGPVPNKIGELTKLEVLELWKNSLTGPLPLNLGMHSPLEWLDVSSNLLYGHIPEGLCFLGNLTKLILFNNSFSGPIPLGLSNCSSLVRVRVQNNFITGTIPSGFGSLSKLQRLEMANNNLTGHIPDDLAFSESLSFIDVSGNHLKSSLPPRILSNSQLQTFAAANNNLSGGIKNQFQECPSLSVLDLSNNHFSGEIPKSIASCERLVNLNLRNNEMAGEIPLPLATMSALSILDLSKNSLVGKIPESFGTSPALEMLNLSFNKLEGPIPSNGFLATINPNDLTGNPGLCGGILPLCSSQRTTSTWQTRKVHIHHIILGFLVGISVIFSVGLIIFATRWAYQSWFLYSNLYIDWFKKGDSEWPWRLVAFQRLNFTSPEILTCLKESNVLGMGGSGIVYRAETHRPHSVVAVKKLWRSHDPDNESGDDLFAEVNLLGRLRHRNIVRLLGYLHNEKDVMMIYQYMPNGNLGEALHGKENGKMLVDWVSRYNVAVGVAQGLAYLHHDCRPPIIHRDVKCNNILLDATFDARIADFGLARTMQRKNETVSMVAGSYGYIAPEYGYTLKVDEKSDIYSYGVVLLELLTGKTPLDPGFGESVDIVEWIRKTSSNGKLDQVLDPEIAGKCKHVQEEMLLVLRIALICTAKLPKDRPSMRDIITMLGEAKPRRKSVSLNWGLNNSNTEKPIFSNSPVIGLL